From the genome of Methylocystis bryophila, one region includes:
- a CDS encoding TonB-dependent siderophore receptor, with protein MTRKTLLGGASTVTLSLIALISNAVAQQSLPSIDIGKPKQVTRTAAKAKPAPRTGASRSASAGRGNSAPVAGPGTSGVGEASAAAALNYGGAGPQQSPFNTSYTYENASTGTKTSTPVMETPVNVQSVTQQVLRDNQVRDLGQALRFVSGVTVLNVAGSNGNPYDNIVIRGFSTNFIYRDGFRLDIGYGAGQGFGSSAAQQLANVQSVEVLKGAAAVLYGLSEPGGLVNIITKQPLDQPFYAVDQQIGSLAEYRTTFDATGPLTSDKSWLYRINMSYENNGAPYGSFVDNTHAENTFVAPVVKWNIDNDSWVKLEGQYYRNNFAGYIQSNPLWNGSFISLPRNTNYNGFSPQVNNNIFAALTWLHDFSKDWSIKQIIYFNRYATESTIRRTTNLDNFGFPYAANAFPCCSFGWPVYDRRMIEDRASTQTLATEVNLTGHVDTWGVEHTLLFGGDFYSTLNWASVNIGTINSAKSIFFPNSPGMPFLGPLSPFNEGTIPQDTGGLYVQDQIKLPYDLFFMAGARYQYFRQGGGVNGSPSFDTNLSALTQAPQHANAQQYLTPRFGLLWRPFPWISGYISYAEGFSTNSGIVFPNNPAPPTGAQDAEAGLKFEFFDGKLRATVDYYNLTKTNVTEPDFSPLHLCGGGPGSCSIVVGDARSKGPEVDVQGEIYPGLNLILAYTNQSTAVTKTTLTDQSNLLGQPFPGIPRNVATGSATYEFQDGSLKGLKLGATYHYNGAQRVNDFTFLTPGLGFLIPSLAGYGTVDLLADYPFNYDGWKLDAGINIRNLFDRTYYPGATLSSPLVGLGGSIATRNIGDAFSVLGHISAQWPGSPPAPSKIPAPAMTWIHDWTGPYAGAQIGMGFGDNDGKFSYVTPDGFGGSPSFVTNAYGVLAGAHLGYNKQLDNWVLGLEGSVDGGNLDLHEPLAWDNPAGGGVCPFLVQYTTVGCGGTINAHIQTLFQGSLRARAGYAWNRLLLYGTGGLAFGDFNVQSNIGGQDNVGNFYFAAANDRSLWRLGWTGGAGVEYAITPRWSARAEYRYSDFGHIAEAPTSFSTTVGGPVFYQGERHVTQNQVQVGASYKFGGTDPEMFPLVSPIVKGPALGDLPSHKGGPLLPAAYAANWTGFYLGGQAGYGWGDNHGAYNYSTPIGFVAPIGVVGAGALSHDAQGVIFGAHAGYNRQFESDLVLGLEASVDGATLMRRETVGATNASADQAVLTSMVQSDIQGSLRGRAGYAFGRLLPYVTGGLAVGHFGTQSDLAGGASSTPGAYLPPTYVGFATHGLDWTTRLGWTVGGGAEWAVSDHWSIRGEYRYSEFGSVSDTPNVALPATLYGGARRLDQGQVQFGASYKFGDPLLAPVAAPVLAAKAPPIDWTGYTWVGLYAGGQVGMIWGANNGHYYVATPGGLGAYDPLTRDAQVANVEGHVGYNWQYDHLVAGIEGSLLGTNLVKSSLLPVYDPSSLSPGGTLTTAVKSNLQGSLRTRLGYAWDRLLPYVTGGVALGGFTQQSYLWGGDAQGLFNASSSRSSLRAGWTLGAGAEWAMTRSWAVRGEYRYTDFGTVADASTLAAPANTLFTGTRRLDQNLLEFGVSYKFGEEGQASVVAAADLPHLKDAPVVVLPPGSPWRGFYAGVNAGGVFDAKSGQAATALFWDPSLPFGSGVNPNLAYIPGGANGAAGGALGGGQVGYNYQFGSSVVIGAEADIAVTSVSGGGKPNAALYASPFSGGALVQAAPLNAAQASLPYVGTLRGRAGYLVTPTLLLHTTAGFAYDGVDAWGVANTRAGWTVGAGAEWMFAQSWSAKLEYLYADISGGGVSGGWSGNTDANFHPQINILRGGLNYHFNSFASEAIVAKY; from the coding sequence ATGACCCGCAAAACGCTGCTTGGCGGCGCGTCGACTGTTACCCTCTCGCTCATCGCCCTCATCTCCAACGCCGTCGCGCAGCAGAGTCTGCCCTCGATCGACATCGGCAAGCCGAAGCAGGTGACGCGGACCGCGGCGAAAGCCAAGCCCGCGCCGCGCACCGGCGCGAGCCGCAGCGCCAGCGCGGGCCGCGGCAATTCTGCGCCTGTGGCGGGACCGGGAACGAGCGGGGTTGGCGAGGCGTCCGCGGCTGCTGCTCTGAACTATGGCGGCGCGGGGCCTCAGCAGAGCCCTTTCAACACGAGCTACACCTATGAGAACGCCTCGACCGGCACCAAGACCAGCACGCCGGTCATGGAGACGCCGGTCAATGTGCAATCGGTCACCCAACAGGTGCTCCGGGACAACCAGGTCAGGGACCTCGGACAGGCGCTGCGGTTTGTCAGCGGCGTGACAGTCTTGAATGTCGCTGGCAGCAACGGCAATCCCTATGACAACATCGTGATTCGCGGATTTTCCACGAATTTCATCTATCGCGACGGGTTCCGTCTCGACATCGGGTACGGGGCAGGTCAGGGATTTGGCTCGTCGGCCGCGCAGCAATTGGCCAATGTGCAGAGCGTCGAAGTGCTTAAGGGCGCCGCGGCCGTGCTCTATGGGCTGAGCGAGCCAGGCGGACTCGTCAACATCATCACCAAGCAACCGCTCGATCAGCCGTTCTATGCGGTTGACCAGCAGATCGGCTCGCTCGCCGAATACCGCACCACGTTCGACGCCACGGGGCCGCTGACCTCCGACAAGTCATGGCTCTATCGGATCAACATGTCCTATGAGAACAACGGAGCGCCTTACGGATCATTCGTTGACAACACGCATGCGGAAAACACCTTCGTCGCGCCTGTCGTCAAATGGAACATCGACAATGATAGCTGGGTGAAGCTCGAGGGACAGTACTATAGGAATAATTTTGCTGGCTACATCCAGAGCAATCCTCTATGGAACGGAAGCTTCATTTCACTTCCACGCAACACAAACTACAATGGGTTCTCTCCCCAGGTAAACAACAACATATTTGCCGCCTTGACGTGGCTCCATGACTTCAGCAAGGATTGGTCGATAAAGCAAATAATATATTTCAATCGATATGCAACTGAATCAACTATTCGTCGAACGACGAATCTAGATAATTTTGGCTTCCCATATGCGGCTAACGCCTTTCCTTGCTGTTCATTTGGATGGCCCGTGTATGATCGCAGAATGATTGAAGACCGCGCCTCCACCCAGACGCTTGCAACGGAGGTCAACCTCACCGGGCATGTCGACACCTGGGGTGTCGAGCATACACTACTATTCGGCGGAGATTTCTATAGCACACTGAATTGGGCTAGCGTTAATATTGGCACGATCAATTCGGCGAAAAGCATATTTTTTCCAAACAGCCCGGGGATGCCCTTTCTTGGGCCCCTCTCACCTTTCAATGAAGGCACGATCCCACAGGACACTGGGGGTCTCTATGTGCAGGATCAGATCAAGCTGCCTTACGATCTGTTTTTCATGGCGGGCGCGCGCTACCAATATTTCCGCCAAGGCGGGGGGGTCAACGGCTCCCCCAGCTTCGATACGAATCTATCCGCACTCACGCAAGCGCCCCAGCATGCGAATGCGCAGCAATATTTAACACCTCGTTTCGGGCTGTTGTGGCGTCCGTTTCCCTGGATCAGCGGCTACATCAGCTACGCCGAGGGTTTTTCGACCAATTCGGGCATCGTCTTTCCCAACAATCCTGCGCCGCCGACTGGGGCGCAGGACGCCGAAGCCGGTCTGAAATTCGAGTTCTTCGACGGCAAGCTCAGGGCGACCGTAGACTATTACAATCTGACGAAGACCAATGTCACCGAGCCGGATTTCAGTCCTCTACACCTTTGCGGCGGGGGGCCTGGCAGCTGTTCCATCGTGGTCGGAGATGCGCGCAGCAAGGGGCCGGAAGTCGATGTCCAGGGCGAGATCTACCCGGGATTGAACCTGATCCTCGCTTACACGAATCAGTCGACCGCCGTCACCAAGACCACTCTCACCGACCAATCGAACCTGCTCGGCCAACCCTTTCCCGGCATTCCGCGTAACGTTGCCACCGGCTCCGCGACCTATGAATTTCAAGACGGCAGTCTCAAGGGGCTGAAGCTCGGCGCGACCTATCATTACAATGGCGCGCAACGAGTCAATGACTTTACATTCCTGACACCGGGTCTCGGCTTTCTCATCCCGAGCCTCGCTGGCTATGGGACCGTCGACCTGCTCGCCGACTATCCCTTCAACTACGACGGCTGGAAGCTTGACGCCGGCATCAACATCCGCAACCTCTTCGACCGGACCTATTATCCGGGTGCCACTCTCAGCAGCCCTCTCGTCGGGCTTGGCGGCTCGATTGCCACGCGCAACATCGGCGACGCTTTCAGCGTACTTGGACACATCAGCGCGCAATGGCCGGGCTCGCCCCCCGCGCCGTCGAAGATCCCGGCCCCGGCCATGACCTGGATTCACGACTGGACCGGCCCCTATGCCGGCGCGCAGATCGGCATGGGCTTCGGCGACAATGACGGAAAATTCTCCTACGTCACGCCCGACGGCTTCGGCGGCTCGCCGTCCTTCGTCACTAACGCCTATGGCGTGCTGGCCGGCGCGCATCTCGGCTACAACAAGCAGCTCGATAATTGGGTTCTCGGCCTCGAGGGCTCGGTCGACGGCGGGAACCTGGACCTACATGAGCCGCTGGCATGGGACAACCCCGCCGGCGGTGGCGTTTGCCCGTTCCTCGTCCAATACACGACTGTCGGCTGCGGCGGGACGATCAACGCCCACATTCAAACCTTGTTTCAAGGCTCGCTGCGGGCGCGCGCCGGCTATGCGTGGAATCGCTTGCTCCTCTATGGAACAGGCGGTCTCGCCTTCGGCGATTTCAATGTCCAGTCCAACATCGGCGGACAGGACAACGTCGGCAACTTCTATTTCGCCGCCGCGAACGATCGTTCTCTGTGGCGTCTCGGCTGGACAGGCGGCGCGGGCGTCGAATATGCGATCACGCCGCGCTGGTCGGCGCGCGCGGAATATCGCTACAGCGATTTCGGCCATATCGCCGAGGCGCCGACGAGCTTCTCCACGACGGTCGGCGGTCCGGTGTTCTACCAGGGTGAGCGTCACGTCACGCAGAACCAGGTGCAGGTCGGCGCGAGCTACAAATTCGGCGGGACGGACCCGGAGATGTTTCCGCTTGTCTCGCCGATCGTGAAGGGCCCGGCCCTGGGCGATCTGCCCTCGCATAAGGGCGGTCCGCTTCTTCCGGCGGCTTACGCGGCCAATTGGACGGGCTTCTATCTCGGCGGTCAGGCGGGCTACGGCTGGGGCGACAATCACGGCGCCTATAACTACTCGACGCCCATCGGCTTCGTTGCCCCCATCGGCGTCGTCGGAGCGGGCGCCTTGTCGCATGACGCTCAAGGCGTGATCTTCGGCGCCCACGCCGGATACAACCGGCAATTCGAGAGCGATCTGGTGCTCGGCCTAGAGGCCTCCGTCGACGGCGCGACGCTGATGCGGCGCGAGACGGTGGGCGCCACCAACGCCAGCGCCGACCAGGCCGTGCTCACCTCGATGGTGCAGTCCGACATTCAGGGCTCGCTGCGCGGCCGCGCGGGCTACGCCTTCGGACGGCTGCTGCCCTATGTGACCGGCGGTCTCGCCGTCGGCCATTTCGGCACGCAGTCGGACCTTGCGGGCGGCGCATCCTCGACGCCCGGCGCTTATTTGCCGCCAACCTACGTCGGCTTCGCCACGCACGGCCTGGACTGGACGACGCGGCTAGGCTGGACGGTCGGCGGCGGCGCGGAATGGGCCGTCAGCGACCATTGGTCGATCCGCGGCGAATATCGCTATTCGGAGTTTGGCTCCGTCTCCGATACGCCGAATGTCGCGCTCCCCGCGACGCTCTATGGCGGCGCGCGGCGCCTCGATCAGGGCCAGGTGCAGTTCGGCGCGAGCTACAAATTCGGCGATCCGCTGCTCGCGCCCGTCGCCGCGCCGGTGCTCGCCGCCAAGGCGCCGCCCATCGACTGGACCGGCTACACATGGGTAGGCCTTTACGCTGGCGGACAGGTCGGCATGATCTGGGGCGCCAATAACGGCCACTATTATGTCGCGACGCCGGGGGGCCTCGGCGCATACGATCCGCTCACAAGGGACGCGCAGGTTGCGAACGTCGAGGGCCATGTCGGCTACAACTGGCAATACGATCATCTCGTTGCCGGCATCGAAGGCTCGCTGCTGGGGACGAACCTCGTCAAGAGCTCGCTGCTGCCCGTCTATGATCCCTCGAGCCTCTCGCCGGGCGGCACGCTGACGACGGCGGTGAAGTCCAACCTCCAGGGCTCGCTGCGCACGCGTCTCGGCTACGCCTGGGATCGACTGCTGCCCTATGTCACGGGCGGCGTCGCGCTCGGCGGCTTCACGCAGCAGAGCTATCTCTGGGGCGGCGACGCGCAGGGCCTGTTCAACGCCTCGAGCAGCCGCTCCTCGCTGCGTGCGGGCTGGACGCTCGGCGCCGGCGCCGAATGGGCGATGACGCGCAGCTGGGCGGTGCGCGGCGAATATCGCTACACCGATTTCGGAACCGTAGCCGACGCCTCGACGCTCGCCGCCCCGGCCAACACGCTGTTCACCGGCACGCGCCGTCTCGATCAAAATCTGCTCGAGTTCGGCGTGAGCTACAAATTCGGTGAAGAGGGGCAAGCGTCGGTCGTCGCCGCCGCCGATCTCCCGCATCTCAAAGACGCGCCGGTTGTGGTTCTGCCGCCGGGGTCGCCGTGGCGCGGCTTCTACGCCGGCGTGAACGCGGGCGGCGTCTTCGACGCGAAGAGCGGACAGGCCGCGACCGCGCTCTTCTGGGATCCGAGCCTGCCCTTCGGCTCGGGCGTCAACCCGAACCTCGCCTATATTCCCGGCGGCGCGAATGGCGCCGCAGGCGGCGCGCTCGGCGGCGGGCAGGTCGGCTACAACTATCAGTTCGGCTCCTCGGTCGTGATCGGCGCCGAGGCCGACATTGCGGTCACGAGCGTTTCCGGCGGCGGAAAGCCGAACGCCGCGCTCTATGCCTCGCCCTTCTCGGGCGGCGCGCTCGTGCAAGCGGCGCCGCTCAATGCGGCGCAGGCGAGCCTGCCTTATGTCGGGACGCTGCGCGGCCGCGCCGGCTATCTCGTGACGCCGACGCTGCTGCTGCACACCACCGCGGGCTTCGCTTACGACGGCGTGGACGCTTGGGGCGTCGCCAACACGCGCGCCGGCTGGACGGTCGGCGCCGGCGCGGAATGGATGTTTGCGCAGAGCTGGTCGGCGAAGCTCGAATATCTCTACGCCGACATCAGCGGCGGCGGGGTCTCGGGCGGCTGGAGCGGAAACACTGACGCCAACTTCCATCCGCAGATCAACATCCTGCGCGGCGGCCTGAACTACCACTTCAACAGCTTCGCGTCGGAAGCCATCGTCGCGAAATACTGA
- a CDS encoding PepSY-associated TM helix domain-containing protein, with product MRNILVWVHRWAGLTMTGFLVILGLTGSVLAFHEPLDRWLNADLFYAPTREGPTLDVFELRERAEALEPQARVDSFDLRREEGRSFSVFISPRNDPATDKPLVLPYNQLFLDPYTGAKIGSRDTREISFDRRGILNFILRLHTALALPQSYALWGSTLLGIVALTWTIDCFFGFYLTLPLHVSSEHSYGARGHWWNRWKPAWLIRWNGGAYRLNFDIHRAFGLWTWAMLFVFAWSGVSFNLTGVYLPVMRSAFDMGTLFDEQRSLLMTPLETPGLGFREAYARGHELMAQEAARRGFTVDREIALGLNRGDGQYVLAVQSSKDWVDWGTTAVFFDANTGEYARSMLWADDKSGEAITHWLMFLHMAAVFGLPMKIFVCAMGFVITALCVTGAYIWWKKRSARRSRRERSGTPILEQSTVEL from the coding sequence ATGCGGAACATCCTTGTCTGGGTTCATCGCTGGGCGGGGCTGACGATGACGGGCTTTCTCGTCATCCTCGGCCTCACTGGCAGCGTCCTGGCGTTTCACGAGCCGCTGGATCGCTGGCTCAACGCCGATCTCTTTTACGCGCCGACGAGAGAAGGGCCAACTCTCGACGTTTTCGAATTGCGCGAGAGGGCCGAGGCGCTCGAGCCACAGGCGCGCGTCGACTCTTTCGACTTGCGACGCGAGGAGGGACGATCTTTCTCCGTGTTCATTTCGCCGAGAAATGATCCCGCGACGGACAAGCCCCTCGTGCTTCCCTATAATCAACTGTTCCTCGATCCTTATACCGGCGCCAAGATCGGCTCGCGCGACACGCGAGAAATTTCCTTCGATCGGCGAGGGATTCTCAATTTCATCCTTCGTCTTCATACCGCCCTCGCGCTGCCACAAAGCTACGCGCTTTGGGGAAGCACGCTACTCGGGATCGTCGCGCTGACATGGACGATCGACTGCTTTTTCGGCTTCTATCTGACCCTGCCGCTCCACGTTAGTTCGGAGCATTCCTACGGCGCGCGCGGCCACTGGTGGAACCGTTGGAAGCCGGCCTGGCTCATACGTTGGAATGGCGGAGCCTATCGGCTGAATTTCGACATTCACCGGGCGTTCGGACTTTGGACCTGGGCGATGCTCTTCGTCTTCGCCTGGTCCGGCGTCTCCTTCAATCTCACGGGCGTCTATCTGCCGGTCATGCGGTCCGCCTTCGACATGGGAACGCTTTTCGATGAGCAGAGGTCGCTTTTGATGACGCCGCTCGAGACGCCCGGTCTCGGCTTTCGCGAAGCATACGCCCGCGGCCACGAATTGATGGCGCAGGAGGCCGCGCGCCGAGGCTTCACTGTCGATCGTGAAATCGCTCTCGGCCTCAACAGGGGAGACGGTCAATATGTTCTCGCCGTGCAGAGTTCGAAAGACTGGGTCGATTGGGGCACGACGGCGGTCTTCTTCGACGCCAACACGGGCGAATATGCCCGTTCAATGCTCTGGGCCGACGACAAGTCCGGAGAAGCCATCACGCACTGGCTGATGTTTCTTCACATGGCTGCCGTCTTCGGCCTGCCGATGAAGATCTTCGTCTGCGCCATGGGCTTCGTCATCACGGCGCTCTGCGTCACTGGAGCCTATATTTGGTGGAAGAAGCGGAGCGCCCGCCGATCGCGCCGAGAGAGGAGTGGGACGC